The Aspergillus luchuensis IFO 4308 DNA, chromosome 6, nearly complete sequence genome segment AGATTATGATTGTGGCTTCCCTGAGCGTGATGGTTATGGATTTTGTACGACATGAACTGATGTTCGGCGGCGGTGTGCCTTTGGGTCTCATCGGTGCGGGTATCAATTTCAACCGGCTCGACTTTTTTCTTCGGAAAGAGTTTTATGGCTCGCTAGGGTACGCAGGCGCTCATGATAGCAAGCTTCGCAAGTCTCTTTTTGTTGGCCTGGTGGTAGTGGCAGGACTGGTAGCTTTCTTAGCTGGTCCAGCGAGTGCTGTTTTTCTTGTGCCCAAGTCCCAGGGCTGGCGGGTCGGGAGCAAGACTTTCTCAATAGTTGGCGAAAAATCTCAGTTTTGGCCCGATGACCTATCAGGTAATATGTCGGAACTACATCGGTGGTGTGGAAACGGAAGTTCGACCACTGTCGCTTTCTgtcctgctgctggttaTCGCTCCCTGTGGACATATTGGGGAACAAAGAACGGTACCAGCATTCAGAATGCTCCTTCCTATGCGAAGGAATTATCAGGTTCCCGTTTCTACTGGCCAATATCAAGCCCTTCGTCGCTTATCCCTCCACTCTACGCTCTCGGGGACACTAGAAATGGAACAAATGGGAATACATTCCTAGTGCAAGCCCATGCTGCTGTAGCAACATCTCTACAACGACTTGCAGACAATTGGTGGAATGCCTTTCTAGCAAGCACTGACCTACCACCCAACCAGGTAGATGACCGTATCGTATCCGCAGAGGTACGTAGCGCCATTGTTCGTCTCCGCTGCTCGGACCCACAGCTCCTGCGGACCCTGGACCAAATTGTGTCTTTCCCATCCATAACACGTGAATCCGATTTTGGTCAGAGCTTCCCCGTCAAGATCGACGGCCTTCATACCAACCCTTCAGATCATCTACGCTTTTCTTGGGTTCGTCTTCCATCGGGCTTTGGCCCAGTTAGCATCGGGGGTCTGTTTGAGTCAGCATGGGGTAGGAATGACACGGAGGAGACTTCGAGTTCAGCAAGAATTGTTGTCGGTTGTTCTGTTCAGGCTGGGTGGGTACCTAGTACTCTTTTCACCGATAAGTACAATTTCTGGACTGGCTGGTATCCTTGGAACATCAAGTTCAACAGCCGCACTCCCTCTTGGCATCCGAATTTAACGGCTCTACAAATGGCCGAGTATCATTTGGAGTTGATTGGCTCAACCTATTGACTCCGGAAGCGCCTATCAGAGGCTCCAACACCTGGCGACCCTCAACCATAGAGAGCATCTTTTCCAACACTGCTTTACTTAGGGTCACCCAAAGCGACAACATAAAGAGAGTGACGTCGCTGGAAGGTTGGATTGACGATAGTGATCTCAGTCAGAAAAAGGTAGCGATAATTGAAGCCATCATCGGCagcgtggtggtggacggcCTTAGCAGAACAGGCAGCTATCAACTGTTCACTCCTTCCGATCCATCCTGTAACTGGAATGTCGCGAACACTGGCTACTTGCCTGAGTTCGAATTCCAGATACCGACACTCAAGCAAACTTCCAGCAATGCTTCATGTCCCGGTCCGCATGCAGTCACAACACTAAAGGCCGATATGAAAATTAGTGGCTTCTCTATTCAAAGTTCACTTGCCTCTTACCTAGCCTTGCCAATCCTCTTGATGCACATCATGTTGGCAGTCATTCACATGGTTCTAGTCATCTATCGAAGGCACACGTCAGGCAGTTGGAAATCTCTAGGAGAGATGATTGCGCTTGCTCAGAACTCCCAGCCTGCGCCCATAGTTTTGGAGAATACGGGTGCAGGGATCCGATCAGCGAAGACTTATGCTCGTGTGGCGAAGGTGCGGATACGGAAAGCTGCACCCGAGGACCGCGGTCATGTTGAGCTGTTATTTGACGATCTTGTTCAAGGAACTGACCAGCCTAACTCCGCCGAGCAAGAATTGATTGAGCTTCAAACCCCAATCTTGCGCCATCCTGCTACATGGCCAAGCTATACAGCTAGGGCACCAACTCCAGGAGATGGCTCGGTGGTATCGCCGCATATGGCCAGATCTGGTTCCCAATCCCCATTTGAATTCACTGACATGCCGACCTTTGTTCGGCCAGATCAGTTGTACGGCTAAGTAGTTTTATCAGCAGACTTATTCTAGTTGGACCAGTGAGATGTGCTTCGAATTGCTACCCACTAGTTGGCCAGTAGTGGTGCGATAGAATTCTGTTTCCGTTGTTCTCATGGTTAGCGTTATTCCCTACTAGTATCCGTTAATGTTTAATGTTGTAActtatattcttcttattaCCATATCTTTCCCATGGGTGCGATGCATAGTCATTTCGCTAATGCTGGCACAAGGCTTAGTCGGCAGCTGGTAAGATAAAGTTAAATGTGAATGTTAGgaacaaaaagaagatgTTGATAACTGAAGaggtaaataatatactcaatatatacttagtagtagatatTCGTTTCGATAAGTACCACGCTCCTCAGTCTAAGCCTGCGTGGTTGGTTCCTAAGCCTCCAACATCCcaaggatatatatataatcataataaacACGAACTTGGAAAGAGCAAGAGGAGAGCAAGATTGAATAACGAAGATTGTTGAGTAGATAGTAAGCACTAGTATGGGCTGCACCCGGAGTGAATTCGGCCCGAAGATGCACTAAATCCAGCCATGACTGATCGACCCGGACGCTACACATGTCAACGTCAGCTTTGGAACAATCATGGAAGAGCTGCCGAATAATTCTCAATCTTTTACAGCACTGGGGTCCCAAAATAATGCCTCTTCGAAGCGGGTACGCGTCGTTGTGTCGCAGTCGAAACGGGGCTGCGTGACTTGCAAGTATGGGATGGTCTTCATCTTGCTATCATGTCACCAAGTCGACTGACCAAGATGCAGGGCACATCGAGTCAAGTGCGACGAGCAAAAGCCCCTGTGCAGGCGATGCCTTAAAGCCGGTCGAGTGTGCGGCGGTTACATCCATGAAGCCAAGTCATCATTGTTATCAGCTTTGCAGCCTGCTCTAAAATGCGGGTTCACAATGGACAGCCATGCGGAGAGGTTAAGCTATCTTGCAGCTCACGTGTTGTTTCTAGACAGCAGAGACTGCCATCCGCGAGAAGGTAGTGCTTGGGGGCATGTATTTCTCCAGCTAGCGAGTCAGGTCGAATGTGTCAAGGCCGCCGCGGTCGCTTTCGGGGCGGCGTATGAATCATCGCAGATAAACTTGATCGGCCATCGGCCCTACTCCACCTGGGACTATTATGGCTCAGCTCTAGCAAGGCTGCGATCTGATTTTAACAATGGGAGCGTCGGTGCAGAGTCCCTGACTCTGGCATCCATGGTCCTAGCCTACGTGGAGATCCTAAGCCAACACGAGCAAAATGCGTTCACTCATTTCCTTGGCGCCGTACAGATCCTGACCCAGGCCGAACAGCATCGCTGGCAAGTTTCATCTGCCGAAATGCTCAGTACAATCAAAGATGCACTAGTAAAGATAAACCTCCTGATTGGCAGCTACGGTTTGTCCCAAACACCGCAATATATGTACCTGGACTTTCCTAGAGTACCGACTGGAGACGATGAATTTTGTGAACCAGAGCTTGCGATT includes the following:
- a CDS encoding uncharacterized protein (COG:S;~EggNog:ENOG410PSM4;~TransMembrane:4 (i40-62o82-105i112-129o158-182i)) → MLISLAFLRRTKSSRTLATSFGPGPREHKKVLVTGSLQTALWRSAIHLLPIIMSVTIVTINLNGKYIGADLMSPVKSETINLLLLQLIAKSHEIMIVASLSVMVMDFVRHELMFGGGVPLGLIGAGINFNRLDFFLRKEFYGSLGYAGAHDSKLRKSLFVGLVVVAGLVAFLAGPASAVFLVPKSQGWRVGSKTFSIVGEKSQFWPDDLSGNMSELHRWCGNGSSTTVAFCPAAGYRSLWTYWGTKNGTSIQNAPSYAKELSGSRFYWPISSPSSLIPPLYALGDTRNGTNGNTFLVQAHAAVATSLQRLADNWWNAFLASTDLPPNQVDDRIVSAEVRSAIVRLRCSDPQLLRTLDQIVSFPSITRESDFGQSFPVKIDGLHTNPSDHLRFSWVRLPSGFGPVSIGGLFESAWGRNDTEETSSSARIVVGCSVQAGWVPSTLFTDKYNFWTGWYPWNIKFNSRTPSWHPNLTALQMAEYHLELIGSTY
- a CDS encoding uncharacterized protein (COG:S;~EggNog:ENOG410PSM4;~TransMembrane:1 (o12-37i)); translation: MKISGFSIQSSLASYLALPILLMHIMLAVIHMVLVIYRRHTSGSWKSLGEMIALAQNSQPAPIVLENTGAGIRSAKTYARVAKVRIRKAAPEDRGHVELLFDDLVQGTDQPNSAEQELIELQTPILRHPATWPSYTARAPTPGDGSVVSPHMARSGSQSPFEFTDMPTFVRPDQLYG
- a CDS encoding Zn(II)2Cys6 transcription factor domain-containing protein (COG:S;~EggNog:ENOG410PY2T;~InterPro:IPR036864,IPR021858,IPR001138;~PFAM:PF11951;~go_function: GO:0000981 - DNA-binding transcription factor activity, RNA polymerase II-specific [Evidence IEA];~go_function: GO:0008270 - zinc ion binding [Evidence IEA];~go_process: GO:0006355 - regulation of transcription, DNA-templated [Evidence IEA]), producing MEELPNNSQSFTALGSQNNASSKRVRVVVSQSKRGCVTCKAHRVKCDEQKPLCRRCLKAGRVCGGYIHEAKSSLLSALQPALKCGFTMDSHAERLSYLAAHVLFLDSRDCHPREGSAWGHVFLQLASQVECVKAAAVAFGAAYESSQINLIGHRPYSTWDYYGSALARLRSDFNNGSVGAESLTLASMVLAYVEILSQHEQNAFTHFLGAVQILTQAEQHRWQVSSAEMLSTIKDALVKINLLIGSYGLSQTPQYMYLDFPRVPTGDDEFCEPELAIDAAMHCLYRSYQFIEEASHLRYTYSNWKEHDSTMCKAQYDAAAECRFVLDGLAALATTLQARYSSATPTPKDLDMLAEIYATRTQLTSALIFVLCAHSPYETAYDEHHDQFQSIISDAAASARLKRRTKPSAFKRFSTRPGIVSPLFIVSIKCRNPSLRAVATALLNEQSREGPADGRILAAIGARLAALEMISSILPSPSAPLAACDIIEGQRVYGYSVSPRFNGESRHAVDVIFQRPNPPLMQGWGHTDYSCQDGWMYWSETIEI